The bacterium nucleotide sequence AGCGAGCGTACACTTCGTTGAATTCAAGGCCGGTTACCGATGTTAGAATGTCAATGCGCCGGGGGGCAATACCGATCTGGAAGACGGTCCCTTCTTCTTCGAAATCGCGGTGTGTGACCTCGTGCAGCGGTGCTCCAAAACGTTGAAGCGCAGTGAGCACCGCCTCTGCGTTCTGCGGGGATGGCATGACCCAGAGGTCAATATCCATCGTTGCACGCAGGTAACCGTGTACTGCAAGAGCATAGGCGCCGACGAGAAGGAATTCAACCTTCTCTTCGGACAAGATGCGTAACATGTCTCT carries:
- a CDS encoding nucleotidyltransferase, with translation MLNEDYRDMLRILSEEKVEFLLVGAYALAVHGYLRATMDIDLWVMPSPQNAEAVLTALQRFGAPLHEVTHRDFEEEGTVFQIGIAPRRIDILTSVTGLEFNEVYARSTVVNVDGIDVHVPPVEDLITNKRSTGRTRDLADVEALEAIRDAQTDI